The nucleotide window ATTTCTTTGTCTGACTTCATCATCACCAGCTTGGCCCTCTTCAGGATCATTCTTCTGTGGATCATCTTTATTGATGGCCTTATAATAGCATTCTCTTACCACACCCATGACTCAGGGATAATGATGAAAGTTATTGATGTTTTGTGGACCTTTACAAACCACTTCAGTATTTGGCTTGTCTCTTGTCTTGGTGTTTTCTACTGCCTGAAAATAGCCAGTTTCTCCCACCCCACATTCCTCTGGCTCAAATGGAGAGCTTCCAGGGTGGTTGTTGGGATGCTGTGGGGTGCACTGCTCTTATCCTGTGTCTGTACCATGTCTCTGATGAATGAATTTAGGATCCATTCTGTCCTCGGTGGAAGCAGAGGCACATCAAATATGACTGAATACTTCAGACTGAAGACAAATGAATATAATCTGATGCATGTTCTTGGAAATCTGTGGAAGATTCCTCCATTAATTATTTCCCTGGCTGCCTACTTTCTGCTCCtcctctctctggggaagcacaCAAAGCAGATGCAGCAATACAGTACTGGCTCCAGAGATCAGAGTACTGAGGCCCACAAAAGAGCCATCAGAAtcatcttctccttcctcttcctcttcctcttgtactttctttgttttctaattttgtcaTTCAGTCGTTTCCTTCCAGCAACTAAGATTGCCAGGATAATTGGTGTAGTAATTGCCATGTCGTACCTTGTTGGGGACTCATTTATTCTCATTATGTGTAACAACAAGCTAAAGCAGATGTTTGTGGCCATGCTCCCATGTGAGTGTGGTCACCTGAAGCCTGGATCTAAGGGATCATTTGCTTCATAGAATAGCAGAGGGCATAGCATGGAGCCTGGGGGTTCCTCAGCCTGGTGTAGCACTATGGAGCCCTCTGAGTCTGCCATTCATCAGTCTATACCATCAGTAGGAGAGATATTGCCTGCTTTGCCCCGGATTCTACCTGGCTTAGAGGTGAAAGCCATGCTTCTGAGGGCCTCTCTCCGTAGGCTCATTTGGACAGGTGCAACAGTCTTTGGGAAATGCCAGTGTAAgagcactcactatgtagatatGGAGATGTATTTTAATAACCATTAGCTTAAGCATAGCCAGTCTGTATATTAGTTTTACCTTAAATTTTATGTCAATATAAAGTACTGCTGTGGCCATGACATAAGAGCAAAAACTTTTGCTTTTCCTTAGATGTGGGCTTGAATTCTGGTTCTGTCAACTTTCCATTTTTGTCTGTGGATGAATTGTTTTTGTGCTTTTCCCTTTACCCTAAAATATGGATGATAACATCATCCACAGAGTAGTAGAAATTCATGAGACAATATGTACCAACATTTTAGCACAATGTGTTATAAAAGTGCTGGATTAATTGAAGGCTGTCATTATgtcattttt belongs to Peromyscus eremicus chromosome 3, PerEre_H2_v1, whole genome shotgun sequence and includes:
- the Tas2r3 gene encoding taste receptor type 2 member 3; the protein is MLGFTEGVFLILIVTEFVLGNLVNGFIGLVNGSHWFKSKKISLSDFIITSLALFRIILLWIIFIDGLIIAFSYHTHDSGIMMKVIDVLWTFTNHFSIWLVSCLGVFYCLKIASFSHPTFLWLKWRASRVVVGMLWGALLLSCVCTMSLMNEFRIHSVLGGSRGTSNMTEYFRLKTNEYNLMHVLGNLWKIPPLIISLAAYFLLLLSLGKHTKQMQQYSTGSRDQSTEAHKRAIRIIFSFLFLFLLYFLCFLILSFSRFLPATKIARIIGVVIAMSYLVGDSFILIMCNNKLKQMFVAMLPCECGHLKPGSKGSFAS